A stretch of DNA from Triticum dicoccoides isolate Atlit2015 ecotype Zavitan chromosome 2A, WEW_v2.0, whole genome shotgun sequence:
CCACTCCGCCGCGGCTCGGCCCACGGCCGCCACCACGGCCGCGTGGTCGCCGCAGCCGAGGTCGATCACCGGGATGGCTGCAGGTTCTTGCCGGCCGCCGGTGGGCTCCTGCAGCGCTTCATGGACGTCGACGTCGTCAGGGACGCGAAAGATGCGGGGGACGCGGGTGACGCCGTTGGCGACGAGGCCGCGCACGCCGGCGAGGGTCTCGTCCAGCGCGCGGAGCTCGGCCGCGCGGTCGTAGGCGGCCGACATGGTTGGTGGCGGCGGCCGCGGGTGCTCAGATGGTTGGTGGCGCGAGTGCGATCGGCTTGGCTGTCGGATTGTTCTTATCTGCCAGCTTAGCGGTGACCGGTGAGCGCGcttcagccgctagtgctgaaattTTGCCGCGACAGCGACGGGGAGGAGAAGAAAGGCCACGTACGTTGCCTCCGGCGGCTCCCGCGTCCAGTGTTTGGACGGTGTCTGCGACGGAAACCTCAGCGCGCACGTATGCATTCGCTTTGGTCTTCTACTAGGACTCGAATCATGCTCAGACAAATTAAGGTTTTTGTACATCAAAATAACAAATCAAGATTTATATATACTCAAATCAATTGTAAAAAGGAGAGTAGGCATGCAAAGGAAAGGACAGATCCACAAATAGATGTGGAATTTTGTGGAAAAAAAATACTACCCCATCCATTTGTAATGTAGTGTGTATAGTTTTTTTTTAAAGTCAACTGGTGGTGTGCGTTTTCATGAATCATTGATGGTccgcatttttctgaatttatttcagggctTCTCGtggtgtgcgttcagtgggaggagacgtttccgtcgactatGAAGGCGTATGTGGTgatttcgtcaatctcaagatgttgTGTCGGCcagtctcttgaaggtgctcataggagtAGTCTGGATGTGTGTACCCTCATAAAGGTGGGTGTACGTGTGTACCTTCATAGAGATGGGTGTAAGTGTGTATATATGAGTCAATGAGTGTCTATGTTCATTTTCTTTTACATATATGTGTTTATACTTGTCCAATATATGGACGCCTTTTTTCATAATCCTTTAAACTATATGATATGATATTTCAATAATGATTATATAGGACGCATCTCTGATCCCAGGATCAGATTTGTACCTCTAGGAAATGTGACACACCAGATTTGTATTTAAGTAACAGTAAACAATAATGGCATGCGAACATAAACGTAttagtactgatgctcaaaaagcaCGACTTCTAGATAATTATTCATGCTTTGCAACGGGTATAAATATTTTATTATATTAGCCATGATTTATCTATCTTTATTAATGTGATTGTTAtaaatatttttttattaaatccttttaggatttaTTTGGTAATAATTTATTTTCTATCAACTTATTGACTTTGCCAAAGAAAACATGATTTTATTTGGTAAGTCAATAAAAGATAAACAATTGCAATGGTTCAAAAAAACTGTGAAAAAACTAAAAATTGGAGAGGAAAATCAAAACGAAGAGAGACAAAGTGTTGTAATCGGCAGGAAAGAGAACCGTACGTcttttttaagtagtagagataaaTCTAATGCTTACAATCGCACTTCATTGTGGGTAATCGGGAAACCCGACTCTACGAGCTCGAAGAAAGGTTGCACAGATGGCAACATCTACATTCCTTTTTCTCCGGCTTGGACCCTAGTTCAACAACAATTGCTTAAATGGAGGAGGTTTACAAGAGCCAAAAATTGGGTGGTGGTCGTCTTCAGGGTTGCGCATTAGGATGGTTGCCAGCGAGATCCTTCACTGATCCAGCATTAGGCTCTCCTCTCAGTCGCCGACCCAGCTAGTTCGTAACCTCGATGACTTCCTAACCACTAAGCAAAAGTCAGGCCGGCTACGGTAATGGGGAGACAACGGAGCCGTGCCATCACCTCATTATGGGAGGCAGACGAACATCTGACTTCCTCCACATATCTACGCGTAGTTTCTTGTCTCCTCATGTAGGCATGGTAaaaaaatgttggatttcgggtaatGAACCCGATGGCCCCTTTTCGAGAGAAAAGGAAAGGGACGCGGCGAACGCTCGCCGAGAGGGGACCGCCAGCGAAAGCCTAGCGTCTGTTACGAGCTCGCCACGCAGGAAAGGGAGAATTGCCAGCGAATGCAGTGTGATTCTTTTTACATGCCATCCATTTGATGTTCGCCGGGAGCCGCTTCCCCGTGAACGTTCGCCCATTACCATTTCGAAGACAGAGAAAAAAAAAATCCCCCGTCTCCATCCATGCCGGGCTCGTCGACCACCTAGTAcatttctttcaaaaaaaaaaaaaaaagaactcGTAGTCCACTAGTGTACTGCGATCTTCGCGGAACCCGTCCGGAAGGGCAGCCGCAGCGAGGCGTCGGCAGACGCGACGTGGCACGCGCGCATCGCCGTCGCACCCCACACGGAATCGACCACCCACccatccgtccgtccgtccgtccgtcgacGCAAAACAAGACAAAGACAAAACAAATCCATCCCGATCGGTCGACCGATCCACTCCTCTCCCTCGGGCAGCCCAGTCGTCGTCGCGACCGAGGACCAGACACCAGAGGCGGGCGGGGAGCTCGAGGCGGAGGcacagcagcagcggcggcggcggcgaggaagggcaGGGCCAGCAGAGATGGGGTTCGTCTCCTTCGTCGGGAGGGTGCTCTTCGCCTCCGTCTTCCTCCTCTCCGCCTACCAAGAGTACGCACGCGCACTtcatcccccttccttcccctccccctcctctcgccCCGCCAGATCTCGCCCGTGTCCCCGTCCTGCCGCCTCCCGGGGACGGATTCGTCGGTGCCTGTGCTTGGGAGAATCGAGGGTTGGTTTGCGCGGACGCGGTGCCGCTGTGAGATCCGGCCGGGCGCCGCGTCGGTGGATCCGCCCGTCGCGGCAGATCTGGCCGGTGCAGGGTACATGTCGACCCGCCGTGGTAAATCGTAGAGGCAGAGGCGCACGGGGAGCGCGCATGTTGCCTGCTTGCTGACCAGCGTTTCGGATCAGGCAGGCGGTCCATTCCATGCGGATAGCGTAGCGGTTGAAGCACCATGCTCCTGCGAGCGACGACCCCGTCTGGTCCAGATATTTCCAAGGCCAGCGCCTCGCCGTGAACCTCTTCCAGAATGCGCACTTCACCCGCGGCTCGCTCGTTATTACTAGCTTGCTAGCTTCACTCTGCTGGCGTTTTCGGTTCGATGCCGGATTTTCCATGCTGCTAGTACATCAAGTGTTGTGTCGCTCCTTGTGTTACCCGTGCTATGCTTCAGAGCTGGCCGTACAGACACCAATGGCGCATAGCTAGCAAGCTATAGCTTCACCCTGCTGGCCTTTTTTGGGGCTGTTGGTTCTCCTTCAACCTCATTTTATTGGTATATACCTGCAGAATTGTTTCCATGTCAAGGGCCATGTTATTGTTTGAATTTCTGTTTTTATCTGGTAGTACATAAAGTGCTGTATTGGTTCTTATGCTAGTCCTGTTATGCTTCCGAGCTGGCTGTACAGCTCAAGTGTCCCTCTCTAATTGCCGAATTTCTCCGTGCTTCCAATGTACATGCAGGTTCAGTGAGTTTGGAACGGATGGAGGACCAGCAGCAAAGTCTCTGAAGCCCAAGTTCAACCTGTTTGTCAAGCAGGTGTCCGCCGGCATTGGGATGGCGGTGCCACACATTGACGTATGGATATTTTCTGGTTGCTTGCCCCATTGTACATCATTGTTTCCTTTTTAAGGATCCATTCACCTAGTTCCTGTTTTTTATGGCTTTTGTTCTGTTTGTTTGCAGATCAAGTCTGTCATTGCCTTCACCATGTTTCTTAAAGCCTTTGGTGGTCTCCTTTTCATCATCAGCAGCTCGTTTGGAGCGCTCGTACTGGTGTGTACCCTTCTTCTGCGTGCACTGTATCAAGAATTATCTTATGTTAAGGGGGCATCAAGATGCATACTATTGTGGCTGACATTAAATGCATGTCTTCTCAAACTAATAAAAAGCAAGTACTGTTGCCATGCCATTTAGGTAGTTTTAAAAGTTTTAGTGTGTCCATTTCACTGGCTGTAAAATGCCAAATCTGGCATTGTTGCTGCTTCGATGTCTGATCTTCATACATGTTGCTTCTGCAATATCCTGTTGTAGCATCTGACAGTGGAATGCTTTAACACTAACCTTCCTGAAATATTCCAAATGTGGTGTCAGGTTATTGTTATTGTTTAACCACTTGATAGACTCATGTCTGTTGAGTTTGTGCAACTGATTTTCCTTAGTACAAAGTTATGCGTTTATGTTTATATTTATTGTTTGAATTGTTATCTATATGTGACAATGCAACAATTCTTTGAAACATCAGTCCATGATAACTGGGCGTATCTGTTTATGCTTATATATAAAGAAACCAAATGTATATTCCGTCTTATTATATGGGACCAATTATATTTAATCCATGTTAAAAATGACTGCATTTATTATGTTAGTTTTGCAGTTGCTCTTTCTCCCCTGATACTTTTCTTTACTTCTTTTTTGGAACATGGAAATACTGATGCGGCTCACTTGTGCAGCTTGTTTACTTGGCATTCATAACCCCTGTCGTGTACGACTTCTACAACTACGAGATGGAGTCCCAGCAATTTGTCAAGCTCTTCACCATGTTTTCACAGGTTTGTTACACAAAATCTCGCTCAGCGAAAAGCTTCACCTTCTTTGAACAGTTCCATCAGTAGCTGTCATCAGGTGTTCTAACTcagattcctctctctctctctctgctcagaaCCTGGCCCTCTTTGGCGCGCTGCTCTTCTTCCTGGGAATGAAGAACTCCATCCCAAGGAGGCACTCCAAGAGAAGGGCCGCAAAGGCTAAGACAACCTGAAGCCAGCAAGGGGATTGTGGTAGGAGGGGAAGCTATCAATATGGAAACTCGTCGTGTTTTACGCATACTTTTGGAGCAGTACATGTCCCGCTTTTTGCCCATAGGATTCGTGAGCTGGGGACCTGCAGAATTCGATATGTAGGAGTTTTAAGCCGTCTTGCTCAGTTCTGTTTTTCGCTTTTATCGTGGTCGGTTTTATGCCTTGGTACGGTAGTCCTGTGTTTTGGTACAGAAAACTGCTTGTCTCCATTCAGGATCAAAGGATACATTCTTGACTGCCGTTGATTTTTCGAGCGTGTCCTCTTCGATCCAGCAATGCAGACATGTTTTTGTTTTTGCCTGGAAAATGCAGATATGTTTTGTGTTCTAATAATTTCTTATTAGTCCTATAGATGTATTCATCAAGTCAAATTTAGTGTTTTTTGTACGTGGTTGATCCATTCCACAGGATTTTGGTTTGTGTTTGGAGTTTGGACCCAAATGGTTAAACAAATAAGTACTATTCGTGAGCTTTGGAGTTTGGAGTTTGGAGTTATGAAAATAGATGTTGAATTAGAGATAAGGGTTAAACAAATGGTTAAAATAAATACTAGTCGATCAAATAAGCTGGGTTATCATAATCTACCACGGTACCAAACGCAACTCAGGCAAGGCCTACGCATGCCGTTATTCTTCATACAAACATACTTCTATGCCTGTGGCAAGACAAAACCACTAATAGATTGTAGAGCAATTTCTTCGGCCCATAAGCAAACAAAGCATCCCACACGAAGAGAGCTAGTACACACCAAGCACCTAACACATTTGCCGTGCCGACTCCAAGTTGGCGGCGCTATACttacaaactactccctccgtaaactaatataaaagtgtttataatactaaagtagtgatctaaacgcttttatattagtttacagagggagtactcgtATTTTGCAAGGCTGACAAAAGTTGTATCTTGTCCTATGATTCCAAACAAATTCAAATAGCCGAGAAAATTGGGTCGAATTTGGATTCAAACCGAGTGTCCACCCCCAACGCAAGTAGGAGAGCGAAGGGAAATCACCCTCGATAACGTGGTCCGTTCGATCTTCGATGTCGATCGGACGGCCGACGCTGCCTCCTCCCGCCCCCTAACCCGCGGTCGGGAAGCACAACCAACCCCGCTCCGCCCTGCTCCGCCGCGAAGAGcccccgccgtcaactccggcgccCCCTTCCGCCGCGGCCGCCGTTTCGGGCCTCCAGCCTCCAGCCTCCGCCGACGACCAGATGGTGAGCTCCNNNNNNNNNNNNNNNNNNNNNNNNNNNNNNNNNNNNNNNNNNNNNNNNNNNNNNNNNNNNNNNNNNNNNNNNNNNNNNNNNNNNNNNNNNNNNNNNNNNNNNNNNNNNNNNNNNNNNNNNNNNNNNNNNNNNNNNNNNNNNNNNNNNNNNNNNNNNNNNNNNNNNNNNNNNNNNNNNNNNNNNNNNNNNNNNNNNNNNNNNNNNNNNNNNNNNNNNNNNNNNNNNNNNNNNNNNNNNNNNNNNNNNNNNNNNNNNNNNNNNNNNNNNNNNNNNNNNNNNNNNNNNNNNNNNNNNNNNNNNNNNNNNNNNNNNNNNNNNNNNNNNNNNNNNNNNNNNNNNNNNNNNNNNNNNNNNNNNNNNNNNNNNNNNNNNNNNNNNNNNNNNNNNNNNNNNNNNNNNNNNNNNNNNNNNNNNNNNNNNNNNNNNNNNNNNNNNNNNNNNNNNNNNNNNNNNNNNNNNNNNNNNNNNNNNNNNNNNNNNNNNNNNNNNNNNNNNNNNNNNNNNNNNNNNNNNNNNNNNNNNNNNNNNNNNNNNAATCCGGCGGGCTCGGTTCGCGCCGCGAGCTAAACCCCTCCCGAGAAACCCTAGCGAGTTGCTGCTCACGCTTGTGCTCGCAGGATTACCTCAAGACGGTGGTGCCGTCGCAGCTCCTGGCCGAGCGCGGCTCCAACCTCGTCGTCATCAACCCAGGTGCGCCCACGGGAGGGAAATCCCCAATCCCCCGTCCTCTAGATGCGCATTTTCCTTCGCCTGCTTGTTCCGACGTTTCAT
This window harbors:
- the LOC119352766 gene encoding uncharacterized protein LOC119352766, with the protein product MGFVSFVGRVLFASVFLLSAYQEFSEFGTDGGPAAKSLKPKFNLFVKQVSAGIGMAVPHIDIKSVIAFTMFLKAFGGLLFIISSSFGALVLLVYLAFITPVVYDFYNYEMESQQFVKLFTMFSQNLALFGALLFFLGMKNSIPRRHSKRRAAKAKTT